A region from the Lolium perenne isolate Kyuss_39 chromosome 4, Kyuss_2.0, whole genome shotgun sequence genome encodes:
- the LOC127295326 gene encoding BTB/POZ and MATH domain-containing protein 2-like: MANSWSLSSSGGEHRSRTASAIVARAGPVSGCHDLKIDGYSNSKGLGNSNFIASEAFGVGGRRWRLQYYPDGFYGYPEWISFYLCLDSEDENPVNVQFQISLLDHDGNPVPEYTKVSRTCDFSKKRKTMMYGFVQFIRATELEESVYLKDDIFSVQCDMTMPQKVYTEPIPASDGMAPPHEMFQHFGQLLSTGEGADVTFEVGEEMIPAHRCILARSSVFRAELLGAMKEKTDACIRLDGIEATVFKAMLHFVYTNSFPHIDVGDEMAMAQHLLVLADRYNLGRLKLICEDMLHRYIDTSTVATTLTLAEQHGCGGLKNACLKFLGSRDNFNALMASDGFEHLTRSCPSLLKNLIANLAD; this comes from the coding sequence ATGGCCAACTCTTGGTCGTTGTCATCCAGCGGCGGCGAGCACAGGTCGCGGACCGCGTCAGCCATCGTGGCGCGGGCCGGGCCCGTCTCCGGCTGTCACGATCTCAAGATAGACGGCTACTCCAACAGCAAGGGGTTGGGCAACAGCAACTTCATCGCGTCCGAGGCGTTCGGCGTCGGAGGCCGTCGCTGGCGTCTCCAGTACTACCCCGACGGTTTCTACGGTTATCCCGAGTGGATATCCTTCTACCTTTGCCTCGATTCCGAAGATGAGAACCCAGTCAACGTGCAGTTCCAGATCAGTTTGCTCGACCACGATGGGAACCCGGTGCCAGAGTACACCAAGGTCAGCAGGACGTGCGAtttctccaagaaaagaaaaaccatGATGTATGGTTTCGTTCAGTTCATCAGGGCGACGGAACTAGAGGAATCTGTTTACCTGAAGGATGACATCTTCAGTGTCCAGTGCGACATGACCATGCCACAGAAGGTGTACACAGAGCCCATACCGGCGTCCGACGGCATGGCGCCACCGCATGAGATGTTCCAGCATTTTGGCCAGCTCCTCTCCACCGGGGAGGGGGCAGATGTCACGTTCGAGGTTGGGGAAGAGATGATTCCAGCGCACAGATGCATCCTAGCTCGGTCGTCGGTTTTCAGGGCGGAGCTCCTCGGGGCGATGAAGGAGAAGACGGACGCTTGTATCAGGCTCGATGGCATAGAAGCTACAGTGTTCAAGGCAATGCTCCACTTTGTCTACACCAACTCGTTCCCGCACATAGATGTGGGAGATGAGATGGCCATGGCTCAACATTTGCTTGTTTTGGCGGATAGATATAATCTCGGGAGGCTTAAGTTGATTTGCGAGGACATGCTGCACAGATACATCGACACAAGCACCGTGGCTACTACATTGACGCTGGCCGAGCAACATGGTTGTGGCGGGCTCAAGAATGCGTGCTTGAAGTTCCTTGGGTCTCGGGACAATTTCAACGCACTCATGGCCAGCGATGGGTTTGAGCATCTCACCAGGAGCTGCCCCTCTCTCCTCAAGAATCTGATTGCCAATCTTGCTGACTAG
- the LOC127347594 gene encoding uncharacterized protein, whose product MLDCTRGLFHYGILCWHKSIFLAIGFIVFFGTIEALYFLASLIKFKEGAWVPIVLAFFFMMVMCIWHYGTIKKYEVDLQNKVSNLPAFHQVITVSQDLQLQLQQFQEYARNGVPAQTLTASAVGLRQQDRPPPLHQGLPPPLLELQRRQSARGRRREGWEVASPPAWACELHRVARRLQPARGAGLRRHQAARGEGLRRRQAARGAGLRRRQAARRAGLRRRQAARRAGLRRRRAARRAGLRRRQAARRAGLRRRQAERRVDLRRRRGISAASGCAGRRISAVSGRRDPPAGVPRCQAARGAELRRRPGARSAGGNQLQRARERDPPAGERLHGARNSGVVRARDPPAGTSCSEPAQAILGDTIGDALVMISKYKGWKCKSSFTLALRHLIRDGGRSKFPDSIVMMVGDGSSNQQPHPNGFNWAGGAVESALPVTGLNPAAQRYVLPEFGFGRLDSAGS is encoded by the exons ATGCTGG ATTGTACAAGGGGATTGTTCCACTATGGAA TTCTGTGCTGGCACAAGAGTATATTCCTCGCCATcgggttcatcgtgttcttcggcaCCATCGAGGCGCTGTACTTCTTGGCGTCGCTCATCAAGTTCAAGGAAGGAGCCTGGGTCCCGATCGTCCTCGCATTCTTTTTCATGATGGTAATGTGCATCTGGCACTATGGCACCATCAAGAAGTACGAGGTTGATCTCCAGAACAAGGTCTCCAACCTGCCTGCATTCCATCAG GTTATTACAGTATCTCAGGATCTACAGCTTCAGCTCCAGCAGTTTCAGGAGTATGCCAGGAATGGGGTACCTGCACAGACTCTAACGGCTTCAGCAGTTGGTCTTCGACAGCAAGATCGTCCGCCTCCACTCCACCAGGGTCTTCCACCTCCACTCCTCGAGCTCCAGCGGCGCCAGTCTGCGAGAGGTCGCCGACGCGAAGGGTGGGAGGTCGCGAGCCCGCCGGCGTGGGCCTGTGAGCTCCACCGGGTGGCCCGTCGGCTCCAGCCAGCGAGGGGTGCGGGACTCCGCCGGCACCAGGCGGCGAGGGGCGAGGGACTCCGCCGGCGCCAGGCTGCGAGGGGTGCGGGGCTCCGCCGGCGCCAGGCTGCGAGGCGCGCAGGGCTCCGCCGGCGTCAGGCTGCGAGGCGCGCAGGGCTCCGCCGGCGTCGGGCTGCGAGGCGCGCGGGACTCCGCCGGCGCCAAGCTGCGAGGCGCGCGGGACTCCGCCGGCGCCAAGCTGAGCGGCGCGTGgatctccggcggcggcgcggaatTTCGGCGGCATCAGGCTGCGCGGGGCGCAGAATTTCGGCGGTGTCAGGGCGGCGCGATCCGCCGGCGGGAGTCCCCCGCTGCCAGGCTGCACGGGGCGCGGAACTCCGGCGTCGTCCGGGCGCGCGATCCGCCGGCGGGAACCAGCTGCAGCGAGCCCGCGAACGCGATCCGCCGGCGGGGGAGAGGCTGCACGGGGCGCGGAACTCCGGCGTCGTCCGGGCGCGCGATCCGCCGGCGGGAACCAGCTGCAGCGAGCCCGCCCAGGCGATCCTGGGAGATACGATTGGGGATGCGTTGGTGATGATTTCGAAATACAAAGGGTGGAAATGCAAAAGTTCATTTACACTAGCGCTCCGACATCTAATTCGTGACGGAGGga GGTCGAAGTTCCCAGATTCCATT GTCATGATGGTTGGTGATGGTTCGTCCAACCAGCAACCCCACCCGAAC GGATTTAACTGGGCTGGCGGCGCTGTTGAAAGCGCGCTCCCAGTTACAGGCCTAAATCCAGCTGCGCAACGCTACGTCCTTCCTGAGTTTGGATTTGGCAGGTTGGACAGCGCCGGAAGTTGA